In one window of Leptospira sp. GIMC2001 DNA:
- a CDS encoding prephenate dehydrogenase, whose amino-acid sequence MSFRPNRILIYGVGLMGASLAYAIRKKYPDCSIDGVVRSKSSLEICENKKLLNQGLLESDFLMNPNWNDYDLVVFGTPVDSIVLQIDNIPKDSKTIYTDMGSTKQSIIDKVNNYFPEKHNYISSHPMCGSEQLGASNAIPDLYENKLCIITTASGSNENAKNSVIEFWQTIGMKIYCMQAKEHDRVLAYLSHSPHILSSLMAIWANKTVGEENQKSPMPIMGGGFRDMARIAGSNPEMWKGILAQNKLEIIESLRNFQIELNQSIELLENGNVSDWEKFFEDALMHKNSLLRKS is encoded by the coding sequence ATGAGTTTTAGACCCAATAGAATATTGATCTATGGTGTCGGACTTATGGGCGCATCACTCGCTTATGCAATTCGTAAAAAATATCCAGATTGTTCGATCGATGGAGTGGTACGTTCTAAATCCAGTCTTGAAATCTGTGAAAATAAAAAATTATTGAATCAAGGATTATTGGAATCTGATTTTCTAATGAATCCCAATTGGAATGATTACGATCTGGTTGTGTTCGGAACTCCTGTCGATTCTATTGTATTGCAGATTGATAATATTCCAAAAGATTCTAAGACAATCTATACTGATATGGGTTCCACCAAACAAAGTATTATTGATAAGGTTAATAACTATTTTCCAGAAAAGCATAATTATATTTCTTCTCATCCAATGTGCGGCTCTGAACAGTTAGGAGCGAGCAATGCTATTCCTGATCTTTATGAAAATAAATTATGTATAATCACAACAGCTTCCGGTAGCAATGAGAATGCAAAAAATTCTGTTATAGAATTCTGGCAAACAATTGGAATGAAGATTTATTGTATGCAAGCCAAAGAGCATGATCGAGTACTCGCATATCTATCCCATTCGCCTCATATACTCTCATCTCTTATGGCAATCTGGGCGAATAAAACCGTCGGAGAAGAAAATCAGAAATCACCAATGCCAATCATGGGTGGAGGTTTTCGGGATATGGCAAGAATTGCAGGTTCTAATCCGGAGATGTGGAAAGGGATACTCGCTCAGAATAAATTAGAAATTATCGAATCTTTACGAAATTTTCAAATAGAATTGAATCAATCTATTGAACTATTAGAAAATGGAAATGTTAGCGATTGGGAGAAATTCTTCGAAGATGCGCTAATGCATAAAAATTCTTTATTACGAAAAAGTTAA
- the pheA gene encoding prephenate dehydratase: MSSTESELNQLRNKIDSLDSEIIRLIQDRAKVGSEIGEIKKKTGDPIYRPDREKEVYKKVKSRNPGPLPDSVMVAIYREIMSGTIALEKSIQVGFMGPEGSFSHEATQKKFGSIVDSHAFPSITDVFREVESGKLDYGTVPVENSTEGSVGSTLDNLIQADLNVYSEMYMQISFHLLGFEQDLKKIKKVYGIRIGNEQCRGWIHANLPNVEIIETSSTAMAAKIVSEQKDGVAIASKSAGELYGLDILYPSIEDIPGNTTRFFIIGKDICPPTGNDKTSIVFSVPDQPGSLISALQIFQDYKLNLSKLESRPSRRTLWDYNFFTDFSGHINDPKISEMLTKLKTTCQFIKILGSYPSSPDKL, from the coding sequence ATGAGTAGTACTGAATCTGAACTAAACCAATTGCGAAATAAAATAGATTCTCTTGATTCTGAGATCATTAGATTGATACAAGATCGTGCGAAGGTCGGATCGGAAATTGGAGAGATCAAGAAGAAAACGGGTGATCCAATCTATAGGCCTGATCGAGAGAAAGAAGTTTATAAAAAAGTAAAATCCAGAAATCCTGGACCTTTGCCAGATTCTGTTATGGTTGCTATTTATCGAGAGATCATGTCAGGAACCATAGCGCTCGAGAAGTCAATTCAAGTGGGATTTATGGGTCCTGAAGGATCCTTTTCCCATGAGGCAACGCAGAAAAAATTTGGTTCTATTGTTGATAGTCATGCTTTTCCTTCTATAACAGATGTTTTTCGAGAAGTGGAATCTGGTAAATTGGATTATGGAACAGTTCCGGTCGAGAACTCAACAGAGGGTTCTGTCGGGTCTACACTTGATAATCTTATTCAAGCCGATCTCAATGTTTACTCGGAAATGTATATGCAAATATCTTTTCATTTACTTGGCTTCGAGCAAGACTTAAAAAAAATCAAAAAGGTCTACGGAATTCGTATTGGAAACGAACAGTGCCGTGGATGGATTCATGCAAATCTTCCCAATGTAGAAATTATTGAAACTTCATCAACTGCAATGGCAGCCAAAATTGTATCTGAACAAAAGGACGGTGTCGCAATTGCGTCTAAGTCAGCGGGCGAATTGTACGGACTTGATATTTTGTATCCGTCTATTGAAGATATTCCTGGCAATACGACTAGATTTTTTATTATTGGAAAAGATATCTGTCCGCCAACGGGAAATGATAAAACGTCAATTGTTTTCTCTGTTCCTGATCAACCTGGTTCGCTGATTTCTGCATTACAAATATTCCAAGATTATAAATTAAATCTTTCTAAATTAGAATCTCGACCTTCACGTAGAACTTTGTGGGATTATAATTTTTTTACAGACTTTTCTGGTCATATAAACGATCCGAAGATATCTGAAATGTTGACTAAATTGAAAACTACTTGTCAATTTATAAAAATTCTAGGATCTTATCCGAGTTCTCCAGACAAATTATGA
- a CDS encoding segregation and condensation protein A: MAEHPDSFIVRWNNSEGGVSEGPLNVLWSLIDSYRVDIFDVSLTRITNDFINFIKTADSISLDLSSEFALMAANLIYLKSRALLPDPGFEEEDYNPPLPKELVEKLLEHKKFQMAAGKLSQLDKITSGMFTRDSNVVLADDDKWLDLSLVDLISAFNSILNKEPENEEEPLVYEGLNKNFSVEDKMELIEKSLASKGEIIFSEIFESDSPEKQEIVAGFLAVLEVVKIRVARVVQHQVFGTIKLIAVNQSWKRTESI; this comes from the coding sequence ATGGCTGAACATCCAGACTCCTTTATTGTTCGATGGAACAATTCGGAGGGAGGCGTTTCTGAAGGTCCTCTGAATGTTTTGTGGAGTCTTATTGATAGTTATAGAGTTGATATATTTGATGTATCATTAACACGAATTACAAATGATTTTATAAATTTTATAAAGACGGCAGATTCTATATCACTTGATCTGAGTTCAGAATTTGCCTTAATGGCTGCAAATCTCATCTATTTGAAATCACGTGCTCTTCTTCCAGATCCTGGATTCGAGGAAGAAGATTACAATCCACCACTTCCTAAAGAACTGGTGGAGAAATTACTGGAACACAAAAAATTTCAAATGGCAGCTGGTAAACTTTCTCAGCTTGATAAGATCACATCTGGAATGTTTACTCGTGATTCAAATGTTGTACTTGCTGATGATGATAAGTGGTTGGATCTAAGTCTTGTTGATCTAATCTCAGCGTTCAATTCTATTCTCAACAAAGAACCAGAGAACGAAGAAGAGCCCCTCGTTTATGAAGGATTGAATAAGAATTTCTCTGTTGAAGATAAAATGGAATTGATAGAGAAGTCATTAGCAAGCAAAGGAGAAATTATTTTCTCAGAAATTTTCGAATCAGATAGTCCTGAGAAACAGGAGATCGTTGCAGGTTTCTTGGCAGTACTGGAAGTTGTAAAAATCAGAGTAGCGCGTGTAGTTCAGCACCAAGTCTTTGGAACAATAAAATTAATAGCGGTGAATCAATCTTGGAAGAGGACAGAAAGTATCTAA
- a CDS encoding response regulator: MARILVVDDAKFMRTLVKDALTSAGHEIVGEAENGNMAVEQYKALKPDLVTMDITMREKDGIEATKEIMKIDGAAKVIMVTALGQEDLLAKAIKMGVKDFVVKPFPPERLQQAAAKALGN, translated from the coding sequence ATGGCCAGAATATTAGTAGTTGACGATGCAAAATTTATGAGAACCCTCGTGAAGGATGCACTTACATCAGCAGGTCATGAGATAGTTGGTGAGGCAGAGAATGGGAATATGGCAGTGGAGCAATACAAAGCTCTTAAGCCAGACCTAGTAACAATGGACATCACCATGAGAGAAAAAGATGGAATTGAAGCAACGAAAGAAATTATGAAGATAGACGGTGCAGCAAAAGTCATTATGGTAACTGCTCTTGGACAAGAAGATCTCTTGGCAAAAGCGATTAAGATGGGTGTTAAGGATTTTGTTGTTAAACCTTTTCCTCCAGAAAGACTTCAACAAGCGGCCGCTAAAGCATTAGGCAATTAA
- a CDS encoding protein-glutamate methylesterase/protein-glutamine glutaminase — protein MSKRPIKVLIVDDSLLVRNIIADILTNEDDIEVVATGKTGVDCVELSKKLNPDLIVLDIEMPVMDGLSALSELKKNRLRIPTIMLSVLTQHGADATFRALELGAIDFIPKPSSQIQMDTKELGRILIQRIRGYFDGSGSTPNAKESTKTSSTEKIVRTFPEKTAVDKKLGTTRIAEYEVICFGTSTGGPKALQTIVQAFPGDLKIPVFIVQHMPAGFTKAFADRMNGFCKLHVKEAENGEPVVPGTVYIAPGDFHMKISNKSGAKFIELDKSPVVNGHRPSIEMTFDSLREVYGGHKIVATIMTGMGRDGADAIKRIHDAKGFTLAQDESSSVIYGMNKYAVEIGAIDRVKPLVEILPNVLDIVNQRG, from the coding sequence ATGTCCAAACGTCCTATAAAAGTACTCATAGTTGATGATTCTCTATTGGTTCGGAATATTATCGCAGATATTCTAACCAATGAAGATGATATCGAAGTAGTCGCAACTGGTAAGACGGGAGTTGATTGTGTTGAGTTATCGAAAAAATTAAATCCTGATCTAATCGTTTTGGATATAGAAATGCCGGTGATGGACGGATTGTCCGCACTGAGTGAACTCAAGAAAAATAGATTAAGAATACCAACAATTATGCTCTCGGTTCTTACTCAACATGGAGCCGATGCAACCTTTCGAGCACTCGAATTGGGAGCGATAGATTTTATCCCAAAACCTTCGAGCCAGATTCAGATGGATACCAAGGAATTAGGAAGAATTCTAATCCAAAGAATCAGAGGATATTTTGATGGAAGTGGCTCAACACCGAATGCAAAAGAATCCACAAAAACTTCTTCCACTGAAAAAATAGTCAGAACTTTTCCAGAAAAAACAGCAGTTGATAAAAAATTAGGAACTACAAGGATAGCGGAATACGAAGTAATTTGTTTCGGGACATCGACGGGTGGACCAAAAGCATTGCAAACTATTGTTCAAGCTTTTCCAGGTGATCTCAAAATTCCGGTTTTTATTGTGCAACATATGCCAGCTGGTTTCACGAAAGCATTTGCTGACAGAATGAACGGATTTTGCAAACTTCATGTTAAAGAAGCGGAAAATGGAGAGCCCGTAGTTCCAGGGACTGTTTATATAGCGCCTGGAGATTTTCACATGAAAATCTCCAATAAATCAGGAGCCAAATTTATAGAGCTCGATAAATCTCCTGTTGTGAATGGACATAGACCTTCCATTGAAATGACTTTTGATAGTCTTCGAGAAGTATACGGCGGTCACAAAATTGTTGCAACAATTATGACTGGAATGGGACGAGATGGTGCCGATGCTATAAAGAGAATCCATGATGCAAAAGGTTTTACCCTTGCTCAGGATGAAAGTTCTTCTGTAATCTACGGAATGAATAAGTATGCGGTGGAAATCGGTGCAATTGACCGAGTGAAACCGTTAGTTGAAATTTTACCAAATGTATTGGATATTGTGAATCAAAGAGGATAG